In bacterium, a single genomic region encodes these proteins:
- the tatA gene encoding twin-arginine translocase TatA/TatE family subunit, with product MFGSIGIQEILLILLIALLLFGAKRLPEIGRGLGKGIREFKKASRDISGKITEEAEDKEPGKNESTS from the coding sequence ATGTTCGGTTCTATAGGCATACAGGAAATTTTACTTATCCTACTAATAGCGCTGCTTTTATTCGGCGCCAAACGCCTGCCGGAGATAGGCCGGGGCCTGGGCAAGGGTATTCGCGAATTCAAAAAGGCCTCGCGGGACATTAGCGGTAAAATTACCGAAGAAGCGGAAGACAAGGAGCCGGGGAAGAACGAATCAACGTCGTAA
- a CDS encoding type III pantothenate kinase, with product MGEKLLALDVGNTSIAGGYFVGGRFGFHVDVSSDLLRTADEYGAQLRHLVELNGGDATALPSVMCSVVPPLTSRLAAALEKYFGVAPVVVGDDYDALGIEVRYENVAEVGPDRVVNALATRELYGAPAIAVDFGTATTFDVVAADGAYVGGVIAPGVVISAQTLFAGAARLGAVEFTMPSRVVGRNTDEALRAGIILGAARAADGIVEAVREERGERGALVATGGLANVVAPVMKTAPRVDLDLTLKGLARSYERLGGAT from the coding sequence ATGGGCGAAAAATTGCTCGCGCTCGACGTGGGCAACACGTCTATCGCCGGCGGGTATTTCGTCGGCGGCCGCTTCGGTTTTCACGTCGACGTCTCGAGCGACCTGTTGCGCACCGCGGACGAATACGGCGCGCAATTACGCCATTTGGTGGAGCTGAACGGCGGCGACGCGACGGCGTTGCCGTCGGTGATGTGCTCGGTGGTGCCGCCGCTCACGTCGCGCCTGGCCGCGGCGCTGGAGAAATATTTCGGCGTCGCGCCGGTGGTAGTGGGCGACGACTACGACGCGTTGGGCATCGAGGTCCGCTACGAGAACGTGGCGGAGGTGGGCCCGGACCGCGTCGTCAACGCCCTCGCGACGCGCGAGCTGTACGGCGCGCCCGCTATAGCGGTGGATTTCGGAACGGCGACCACGTTCGACGTCGTGGCCGCCGACGGCGCGTACGTGGGGGGCGTTATCGCGCCCGGCGTAGTTATTTCCGCCCAAACCCTGTTCGCCGGGGCGGCCCGGCTCGGCGCCGTCGAGTTCACGATGCCGTCGCGGGTGGTGGGCCGGAACACCGACGAAGCGCTTCGGGCCGGCATCATCCTGGGGGCGGCTCGAGCCGCCGACGGGATAGTCGAGGCGGTGAGGGAGGAGAGGGGGGAGCGCGGCGCCCTGGTCGCGACCGGCGGCCTGGCCAACGTGGTAGCTCCCGTCATGAAGACGGCGCCGCGCGTCGACCTGGACCTGACGTTGAAAGGGCTCGCGCGGTCTTATGAGCGGTTGGGCGGCGCGACGTAA
- a CDS encoding PorV/PorQ family protein — MRPLIITAALLAIAAASANADENKYAADWMTYGAGARALGMGGAFVAVADDATTPYWNPAGMPGVERAAFSAMHSYTFNGLAAYDSIYGAYNLGKYGAVGGGLLMCAVDGIPITEWNDPQSPNKRPVLKGYANSGDYALYGSYGRKLWPKFNVGASGIFIIGRHLGDFEEEADSSGQALDVAAKAGPFGPFTVGVNVQNIYSNLKWDTGKKETIPTNVKLGGAYRRAVAKWDSEFTLAADCNVKFAGYDFASQLAAGDASFDFCGGAEWWYRRTVALRLGSERSAFAGGVGLAVRALGASFGVDYAFLSDTGLEPSHRASVSAAF, encoded by the coding sequence ATGAGACCGTTAATAATTACCGCGGCCCTTCTCGCGATAGCGGCGGCGAGCGCAAATGCCGACGAAAATAAATACGCCGCCGATTGGATGACGTACGGCGCCGGCGCCCGGGCGCTGGGGATGGGCGGCGCGTTCGTCGCCGTAGCCGACGACGCTACGACCCCCTATTGGAACCCCGCCGGGATGCCCGGAGTGGAGCGCGCCGCCTTCTCGGCCATGCACTCCTACACCTTCAACGGCCTCGCCGCGTACGACAGCATTTACGGCGCGTACAACCTCGGCAAGTACGGCGCCGTGGGCGGCGGCTTGTTGATGTGCGCCGTCGACGGCATCCCCATAACCGAGTGGAACGACCCCCAGTCGCCGAACAAACGGCCGGTATTGAAGGGGTACGCGAACTCGGGGGATTACGCCCTATACGGCTCGTACGGCCGGAAGTTGTGGCCCAAATTTAACGTCGGCGCGAGCGGCATCTTCATAATCGGGCGCCACCTGGGCGACTTCGAGGAGGAAGCCGATTCATCCGGCCAGGCGCTGGACGTCGCAGCCAAGGCCGGCCCGTTCGGGCCGTTTACCGTCGGCGTGAACGTCCAAAATATTTATTCGAATTTAAAATGGGATACCGGTAAGAAAGAAACCATTCCCACGAACGTCAAATTGGGCGGAGCGTACCGCCGCGCGGTGGCGAAGTGGGACAGCGAATTTACGCTGGCGGCGGACTGCAACGTCAAGTTCGCGGGCTACGACTTCGCGTCTCAGCTCGCCGCGGGCGACGCGAGCTTCGACTTCTGCGGGGGCGCGGAGTGGTGGTACCGGCGGACGGTGGCGTTGCGGCTGGGCAGCGAGCGTTCCGCCTTCGCCGGCGGCGTGGGCCTCGCGGTGAGGGCGCTCGGCGCCTCCTTCGGCGTCGACTACGCTTTCCTCTCCGACACCGGGCTCGAGCCCAGCCATCGGGCGTCGGTCTCGGCCGCCTTCTAG